A segment of the Pseudoalteromonas piscicida genome:
TGAGTTGATTGCTTATTATATGCAGCGCTCGGTGTCGGCTCGTGAGCAATATGCCGGATTTAAAGAAGTATTTATGCCTGATGGGGAAATGCCTAAAAAGGGGGAGATATTTAAGAATCCGGCACTCGCTAATACCTATGAGTTACTTGCAGATAAAGGCCGCGATGCTTTTTATAAAGGCGAAATTGCTAAAGAAATTGACCGTTACATGAAGGCAAATGGTGGATACTTAAGTTACCAAGACTTGGCTGAGCACCACAGTGAGTGGGTTGACCCCGTAAGTGCTGATTATCGCGGCTACACGTTATGGGAACTACCTCCCAATGGTCAGGGCATTGCCGCCCAGCAAATTCTCAATATTTTAGAAGGCTATGATATCAAGGCAATGGGATTCGACAGCCCAGAGTATATTCACACCTTTGTTGAAGCAAAAAAACTAGCCTTTGCGGATAGAGCAAAATACTACGCCGATCCAGACTTTAATGAGATACCAGTCGCGACACTTATTTCGCAAGTATATGCAGATAAAAGACGCGCATTGATTGATCCAAATAAAGCAGCAAAACGCGATCATGCAGGGCCTGTAGAAGGGGACACCATTTACCTTACGACTGCAGATAAGGAAGGGAATATGGTGTCGCTGATCCAAAGTAATTTCCGTGGTATGGGCTCGGGTATGACTCCAGCTAAGCTTGGCTTTGTCTTGCAAAATAGAGGCGAGCTATTTGCGTTAGATAAAAACCACTACAACAGTTATGCGCCGGGAAAAAGACCATTTCACACCATTATTCCTGCCTTTGTCACAAAAGATGGTAAACCATGGATGAGTTATGGCGTGATGGGAGGTGCGACTCAACCGCAAATGCATGCGCAGATCCTCATTAACATGATTGATTTTGGTATGAATCTACAAGAAGCGGGCGATGCGCCAAGAATTTTGCATAGTGGTTCATCGCAACCTACCGGTGAAATCATGACTGATGGAGGGTATGTCAGTCTCGAGTCTGGTTTTTCCATGGAAACCCGTAGAGAGCTGATAAAAAAGGGTCACAAATTACAAGAAGCAGTTGGTCCCTATGGCGGTTATCAAGCGATTATGCGAGATGGTAAAACTGGAGTGTACTACGGTGCATCCGAAACAAGGAAAGATGGTCAAGCAGCAGGTTACTAAAAGTCTGATTGAGTGGTGAAATCAACACGAATTGTAACAGTTAAAGCACTTCGCTTTTTGTTATCTTGATGTAATATCATTGTTGTTAAACGGAAATGTAAGGAACAAGAACATGACAAAAATAATAACAAAGCGAAGTGCCTTGTCGACACTCGTTGCGGCGCTTTTAACTACTCAAAGTTGGGCGGTATTTGCTGACACCATTACCAATAATGTTTACTCAGAAAAAGGCTTAGCGGGCACGCTAACCCAAGAAAAAATCGACGAGCAAAACTATAAAGCTAAAATTGAGTTCGGCTGGAACAACCGTCGGATCTTAATTGATGAAACCTTAAAGTTGAATGAAAAAGGACTACCCATCAATTTTAGTCTTAAAGGGCGTTCTGCTTTTGGCTCCGCAATTGATGAAACGTTTAGCTATAACAGAGGCATTGCGCAGTGGAAAAGTGTCAATGAATCAGGCATTAAGGCTGACGCGACACTCGATTTCTACGTACCGTCTAATAATCGCCTTGCACTAGATAACGCGACGATGCGTTATGTTCTAAAAAATAATAAATACGAATTAGATGTTTACCCTCAAGGTAAAATGCTTATCGAAAAAATGAAGACGATGAAGTTGGGGGAGCAAACCGTTCATCTATTAGTAACGAGTGGTCTTAGTCTTACTCCTAATTTTGCATGGTATGACGACGATGGTAACTACTTCGCACAAAGTTGGGGATCAATGTATGTCTTGCGTGACGGCTATACCAAATCACAGTTCGAAGAGCTTGAGGCTATCCAAAAACAAGCCGAACAGCAGTATTTAGAAAACCTCGCTAGCAAGCTGACACATGATGTCCCTGCATTACTGATTGAAAATGTTGCCGTCTTTGATGGTGAGCAGAAAAAACTGCTGAAAAACCATGATGTGTTAATTAAAAATGGCAAGATTGTAGAAATAACTAAACATATTAAAAAACAAAATGGCGTAGCTAGCCTTGATGGAAAAGGGAAAACCTTGATCCCAGGGCTTTGGGATATGCACGGTCATTTATCAAAAGATAACGGTATTCTTAATATTGCGAACGGTGTTACCAGCGTTAGAGATATGGGGAACGATCATGACAATATTATGGAAATTGAAGCGCTCTTTAATACTAACCAGGTGCTGGGTTCTCGCGTGTACCGTGCTGGCTTTATGGATAAATACAGCGAAAACTCAGCTGGCTTAAGTGTAAAGTCACTGGAAGAAGCGCTTGAGACGGTCGACTTCTTTGCCGATAATGGTTATGTTCAAGTGAAGCTCTATTCTTCTATCGATCCGAACTGGGTAAAGCCTATTTCTGAGCGTGCGCATAGTCGTGGATTGAGACTTAGCGGTCACGTGCCCGCGTTTATGACGGCAGAGCAAGCCATTGCAAATGGCTATGATGAGATTCAGCACATTAATATGCTGTTCCTGAATTTCCTTGCGGGTGAAGAAGTGGATACCAGAACACAAAAACGGTTTTCACTGATGGGAGAGCAAGCGTCAGGTTTATCACTCGATAGTCCACAGATGAATGCGTTCATTAAGCTACTAAGCGATAAGCGCATCGTTGTGGATCCAACTGTATCTACATTCAGAAGTTTATTGATGGCAGAAGATCAAAAGATCAATCCAGAATATGCTGCTATTTCAGAGCACATGCCAATTGCATTCGCTCGTGGTTTAAAAGGAGCTGAGATGCATGTTGATGAACAGTTTAAGCTGAGCTACCAAGAGTCGGGTGAAGCGATGCAACAAATGCTGAAAAAGCTTTATGATGCTGGTGTTCCAATGGTACCTGGAACGGATAACATTGCAGGCTTTACCTTGATCCGTGAGCTTGCGCTTTACGTTGATGCGGGTATTCCTGCGGCTGACGTGCTGAATATGGCAACGCTAGAAAGCGCCAAATTGATGGGCGTCGCACATCAAACCGGTTCAATTGCCAAGGGTAAAGTAGCAGATTTAGTGTTGATCGACGGCGATCCTCTTAAGGACATTACAGCACTGCAAAAAGCGACATTGGTGATCAAAGGTGAGCAAGCGTTTAAGCCTGCTGAAATTTACCAAGCGATTGGAGTGAAGCCGTTTACTACCTCACCTTCGCTAAAGTAATATTAAGCACATTACAAAAGTAATAGTTTGATGCTGTAAGACCAGTGCAAATAAATATAAAACTTGCACAGGTCTTGCTTTCGTTACCTCGATATCAGGCTAAATTGTATTTCTGAGTTTTATCAAAAATGTTTCTAAAACAGAGGCTTGTTCAGTAAGTGAACAAATCGTTCTGACTTTCCTGTTACTACCTAATAAAAAGTTCCTAAAAGCGGTTCGGTGTAATCTTGTGTAATGGATAAATTTACTTTTTTGTTAATAAAGCGGTTTATTTATCAGTTTCTTGTGCTAGCCTTTTTCAGTACAGATCACGACTCGTTGATGTGAAGCCACACAAATTGTGTGTGTTTTACCAGCTTAAGTATGGTCTTTTTTATAACTCTATTTGAGACTTTGATGTCGTCACCCTCGCTACAAGGATGGTAAAAAAGTTGCCATATTCAAGCGTTAAAGTGACAGTGAGTGATTACAGCAATGTTGTATGCATGCTGCAAGCAAATAGCAAAAGGTGCTGTTGATTAACTTGGCTCGCGGTTTTAGCGGTTAGTTAACCTTTATAGATATACCCTACAAACGTTCTCCTACTTAAGTGGGTACTGTGTTTGTTGCGGTTAAGTAATTGATTGGTTTTTTACAACGTTACTGATGGTTAACTGTCGCAAGCCAAATTGATACTGCTCGCGCTGTTGCCAAAGGAATCCCAACCAAGTTATGGGGATGGCATGAATACAAATATTGTTACTATACTCGCGGGTTTAGCGCGTACTCGATCTCAAGATATTGCCTATCAGTATTTTTACGATGAGGCATTACCAAGTAAAACCATTTCCTACCAAGAGCTGCATGAGCGTGCAGCCTCTATTGCTGAGACATTGAGTGAATATTTTGAACCGGGTGACAGAGCATTATTACTGTACAACTCTGGATTTGAATTTATTGAAGCCTTTTTTGCTTGTTTATACGCAGAGATTATTGCAGTACCGGTCTATCCACCTAAAAAGAATCAAAATGTTGATCGTCTGCGCGCCATCATCGAAGACGCAGGTGCCAAAGGTGCGCTTACCAGTGAAAAGATCAATGAAATCGCCAAGCCATTGCTTGATTCTGAGCCAAGTCTAGCGCAGTTAGCACTATTTACTACCGATAACATTGCACTTAAATCGACGACTCAACAGTGGCCTCGTGCACAGATCCGTGGTGAGCAATTGGCATTTTTGCAATATACCTCAGGCTCGACGGGCACACCTAAAGGCGTAATGGTAACCCACGACAATATTCTTGATAATCAGGCGCTAATGAAAGAAGCGTTTGGTCACGATAGCAACTCTTCGATTGTAAGTTGGTTGCCTCATTTCCATGATATGGGACTGATTTTTGGCATTATGCACCCAATCTACATTGGTGCGACAGCGGCGCTGATGAATCCGGCTTATTTCCTGCAAAAACCGCTACGTTGGCTAAAACTGCTTTCACAAACCAAAGCATTGACGTCAAGCGCGCCAAACTTTGCCTATGACCTGTGTGTGGACACCGTCAAAGATGAAGATCTTAAAGACTTAGATTTGTCCCATTGGCGCTCAGCATTAAATGGCGCAGAACCAGTGCGTGCCAGCACGTTAGAGCGCTTTTATCAAAAGTTTAAAGTGTGTGGCTTACAAAGAGAAAGTATCGCACCTTGTTACGGCATGGCAGAAACCACCTTATTTGCAACAGGTGGACGTCTTCTAGAAAAGCCAAGGATATTACGTATTGATGCGACCAAGTTACAGCAGGGTAAAGCCGAACAAGTCGCAGATGAAGATACAGTAGATGCGTTTTATGCGTTAGATGTGGCTGATGAACAGCAGCCTTATTACGCAGTATCTTCTGGCGTGAGTTGGGGCGAGCATAGTATTGCGATTGTTAACCCAGAGTCTTTTGAAGCCTGCAATAATGGTGAAACCGGAGAAATTTGGGTAACTGGACCAAGTGTAGCAAAGGGATATTGGAATAACCCAGAAGCAACTAAGGCTACGTTTCATGCCAGAATTAAAGGTGCTGACGAGCGGGCTTATCTGCGTACTGGTGATTTAGGCTTTATCCTGCGTGGGGAATTATTCGTTACAGGACGCGCCAAAGACGTGCTTATCTTCCGCGGTAAAAACTACTACCCGCAAGATATAGAACTTACGATTACAGAAGCAAGCGATAGCTTAGAGCAAAATGGCGGTGCGGCGTTTTCGGTAGCTTCCAATGGCGATGAAGAACGTTTGGTGATTGTGCAGCAAGTTAAGCGTACCGCGCTTAGAAAGTTAGATACTGAGAAGGTATTGCAGCAGATCACCGCTGCGATCGTTGAGCACCACGGCATTACGCCTTATGACATCGTATTGATAAAGCCTGGTCGCATTCATAAAACATCGAGCGGTAAAATTCAGCGCCAGGAGAATAAACGCAGTTATTTAACCGATAATTTTGAAGTAATTGCGCGTGCCCGTGAAGAAG
Coding sequences within it:
- a CDS encoding amidohydrolase family protein, whose translation is MTKIITKRSALSTLVAALLTTQSWAVFADTITNNVYSEKGLAGTLTQEKIDEQNYKAKIEFGWNNRRILIDETLKLNEKGLPINFSLKGRSAFGSAIDETFSYNRGIAQWKSVNESGIKADATLDFYVPSNNRLALDNATMRYVLKNNKYELDVYPQGKMLIEKMKTMKLGEQTVHLLVTSGLSLTPNFAWYDDDGNYFAQSWGSMYVLRDGYTKSQFEELEAIQKQAEQQYLENLASKLTHDVPALLIENVAVFDGEQKKLLKNHDVLIKNGKIVEITKHIKKQNGVASLDGKGKTLIPGLWDMHGHLSKDNGILNIANGVTSVRDMGNDHDNIMEIEALFNTNQVLGSRVYRAGFMDKYSENSAGLSVKSLEEALETVDFFADNGYVQVKLYSSIDPNWVKPISERAHSRGLRLSGHVPAFMTAEQAIANGYDEIQHINMLFLNFLAGEEVDTRTQKRFSLMGEQASGLSLDSPQMNAFIKLLSDKRIVVDPTVSTFRSLLMAEDQKINPEYAAISEHMPIAFARGLKGAEMHVDEQFKLSYQESGEAMQQMLKKLYDAGVPMVPGTDNIAGFTLIRELALYVDAGIPAADVLNMATLESAKLMGVAHQTGSIAKGKVADLVLIDGDPLKDITALQKATLVIKGEQAFKPAEIYQAIGVKPFTTSPSLK
- the ggt gene encoding gamma-glutamyltransferase, coding for MNKVVKCTLVTMLCASVSSAALAYDRITGKAFASRSEVIATQGMAATSQPLATQVAIEVLKQGGSAIDAAIAANAMLGLVEPTGCGIGGDLFAIVWDEKQQKLFGLNASGRSPKSLSLAKLQQQGDTIPSYGPLPVSVPGAVDGWFELHNKFGKLPMKQLLQPSIDYARSGFPVSELIAYYMQRSVSAREQYAGFKEVFMPDGEMPKKGEIFKNPALANTYELLADKGRDAFYKGEIAKEIDRYMKANGGYLSYQDLAEHHSEWVDPVSADYRGYTLWELPPNGQGIAAQQILNILEGYDIKAMGFDSPEYIHTFVEAKKLAFADRAKYYADPDFNEIPVATLISQVYADKRRALIDPNKAAKRDHAGPVEGDTIYLTTADKEGNMVSLIQSNFRGMGSGMTPAKLGFVLQNRGELFALDKNHYNSYAPGKRPFHTIIPAFVTKDGKPWMSYGVMGGATQPQMHAQILINMIDFGMNLQEAGDAPRILHSGSSQPTGEIMTDGGYVSLESGFSMETRRELIKKGHKLQEAVGPYGGYQAIMRDGKTGVYYGASETRKDGQAAGY